A window of Apodemus sylvaticus chromosome 9, mApoSyl1.1, whole genome shotgun sequence contains these coding sequences:
- the Dlk2 gene encoding protein delta homolog 2, translating to MPSGCRCLNLVCLLCILGAINQPARADDCSSYCDLAHGCCAPDGSCRCDPGWEGLHCERCVRMPGCQHGTCHQPWQCICHSGWAGKFCDKDEHICTSQSPCQNGGQCVYDGGGEYHCVCPPGFHGRGCERKAGPCEQAGSPCRNGGQCQDNQGFALNFTCRCLAGFMGAHCEVNVDDCLMRPCANGATCIDGINRFSCLCPEGFTGRFCTINLDDCASRPCQRGARCRDRVHDFDCLCPSGYGGKTCELVLPAPDPATVGAPQTPTSAVLVPATGPAPHSAGAGLLRISVKEVVRRQEAGLGESSLVALVVFGSLTAALVLATVMLTLRAWRRGICPAGPCGYPAPHYAPARQDQECQVSMLPAGLPLSPDLPPEPGKTTAL from the exons ATGCCCAGCGGCTGCCGCTGCCTAAATCTCGTGTGCCTGCTGTGCATCCTGGGGGCAATCAACCAGCCTGCCAGAG CGGATGACTGCAGCTCCTACTGTGACCTGGCCCACGGCTGCTGCGCTCCTGACGGCTCCTGCAG GTGTGACCCAGGCTGGGAGGGACTACACTGTGAACGCTGTGTGAGAATGCCTGGCTGCCAGCACGGGACCTGCCACCAGCCCTGGCAGTGCATCTGCCACAGTGGCTGGGCAGGGAAGTTCTGTGACAAAG ATGAGCACATCTGTACCTCACAGTCACCCTGCCAGAATGGGGGCCAGTGTGTGTATGACGGGGGCGGTGAGTACCACTGTGTGTGCCCGCCAGGCTTCCACGGACGCGGCTGTGAGCGCAAGGCTGGACCTTGTGAGCAAGCAGG CTCCCCGTGCCGGAATGGAGGGCAgtgccaggacaaccagggctttGCCCTCAACTTCACATGCCGCTGCTTGGCAGGATTCATGGGTGCCCACTGTGAGGTCAATGTGGATGACTGCCTGATGCGGCCTTGCGCCAACGGCGCCACGTGTATTGACGGCATAAACCGcttttcctgcctctgtcctgAGGGCTTCACTGGACGCTTCTGCACCATCAACCTGGATGACTGTGCCAGCCGCCCGTGCCAGAGAGGAGCCCGCTGCAGGGACCGTGTCCATGACTTTGACTGCCTGTGCCCCAGTGGCTACGGTGGCAAGACTTGTGAGCTTGTCCTACCTGCTCCAGACCCTGCCACAGTGGGCGCCCCACAAACGCCCACCTCAGCTGTGCTTGTGCCTGCTACGGGGCCAGCCCCTCACAGTGCAGGGGCCGGCCTGCTAAGGATCTCAGTGAAGGAGGTGGTGAGGCGGCAAGAGGCTGGGCTTGGTGAGTCCAGCCTGGTCGCCCTGGTGGTGTTTGGGTCCCTCACTGCCGCTCTGGTCCTGGCCACTGTGATGTTGACCCTGAGGGCGTGGCGCCGAGGCATATGCCCCGCTGGACCCTGTGGGTACCCAGCTCCACACTATGCCCCGGCTAGGCAGGACCAGGAGTGTCAGGTCAGCATGCTGCCAGCAGGACTCCCCCTGTCACCAGACCTGCCCCCTGAGCCTGGTAAGACCACAGCGCTGTGA